One Mus musculus strain C57BL/6J chromosome X, GRCm38.p6 C57BL/6J DNA window includes the following coding sequences:
- the Mageb17-ps gene encoding melanoma-associated antigen B2-like, translating into MPRGNKSKGRSRAKRQQTRGESQNLQGAQPTVEEEEAASPPLDQGNAPSSPGVRTPQESQEATSYGSPELDVPCSVHDVDAEGSDVAVGGSVTGAEERSAYASKIEAAIQSAHRDPLTRKATVLIQFMMEKFKVKEPFTQADMLRVISKKYRVHFTEILRRISVRLELVFGLELKEIDPSSQSYTLVGKLGLSTEGSLSSSSGLPKTGLLMTLLGVIFMKGNRATEEEVWEFLKVVGIYPGKSHVIFGEPWEFITKDLVEENYVVYRQVPGSDPPSYEFQWGPRAYVETTKMKVLEVIAKINNTSPSFFTSMYEEAMIDEANRATRRVTAMPGHVVDVRDVRTHRRSMAHSSSSKQWNVL; encoded by the coding sequence ATGCCTAGGGGCAACAAGAGCAAGGGCCGCTCCAGGGCCAAAAGGCAGCAGACTCGAGGAGAAAGCCAGAATCTCCAGggtgcccagcccactgtggaggaggaggaagcagcatcCCCCCCTCTTGACCAGGGAAATGCCCCCAGCTCCCCTGGTGTCAGGACTCCTCAGGAGTCCCAGGAGGCTACATCCTATGGCTCTCCTGAGCTAGATGTACCCTGCTCAGTTCACGATGTAGATGCTGAGGGTTCTGATGTTGCTGTTGGAGGTTCTGTTACAGGTGCTGAGGAAAGAAGTGCATATGCCTCCAAGATAGAAGCCGCAATTCAATCTGCACACAGAGATCCTTTGACCAGGAAGGCCACTGTGTTGATACAGTTCATGATGGAGAAGTTTAAGGTTAAAGAGCCCTTTACACAGGCAGATATGTTGAGAGTTATCAGCAAGAAGTACAGGGTGCACTTCACTGAGATCCTCAGGAGAATCTCTGTGCGCTTGGAGTTGGTCTTTGGCCTTGAGTTGAAGGAAATTGATCCTAGTTCTCAATCCTATACGCTTGTGGGCAAGCTGGGTCTCTCCACTGAGGGAAGTCTGAGCAGCAGTAGTGGGTTACCCAAGACAGGGCTCCTGATGACCCTCCTGGGTGTGATCTTTATGAAGGGGAATCGTGCCACTGAGGAAGAGGTCTGGGAATTCCTAAAAGTAGTGGGGATATATCCTGGGAAAAGTCATGTAATCTTTGGAGAACCCTGGGAATTTATCACCAAAGATTTGGTGGAGGAAAATTATGTGGTATACCGCCAAGTTCCTGGCAGTGATCCCCCAAGCTATGAGTTCCAGTGGGGTCCCAGAGCCTATGTGGAAACCACCAAGATGAAGGTCCTGGAAGTTATAGCTAAGATAAATAATACTTCCCCTAGTTTCTTCACTAGTATGTATGAGGAGGCTATGATTGATGAGGCTAATAGAGCAACGAGGAGAGTTACAGCCATGCCTGGCCATGTTGTGGATGTCAGGGATGTCAGGACTCATCGCAGATCCATGGCCCATAGCTCCTCTTCTAAGCAGTGGAATGTGTTATGA